Below is a genomic region from Flavobacterium ginsengisoli.
ACCTTTCTTTTTATGGTTTTGAAAAAACTTAAAAAATCAATGTTCTTACTAAAATAAATATGGAAGAAAATATAACATACAAGCCTTTTGCTTATATAGATCAATATAATCCCGCAGAAGGAGCAACGGTTTATTATAATACCGAAAAGACCTCAACCGTAAAAAAGAATGATTGTCTCTACGGAACATCTGGAAATCTAGTTACTTTAATTGCTCCTGCCAATAAATTTATTTCGACAGAAAGCGTTGCAGATGCAAACCTGCAAGCTCAATCTTGGTTAGATGCAAATGCACAAGCTTATGCTAATAATACCGAATTTGCACTATTAGAGCTACAGCATGGAGAGGAGAAAACCCTTCTTGTGTATTAGAACCATCTACTACTATGTTACCTTTTGATTATATGATAATTAGATACAAGTGGGCCTTAGGTGCTGGTCGTGATTTGGATACTTTTACCGGATTTGTCAGTACTGGAACTGAATGGGATAGTAAATACATGGGATTTGGTCATGGACATGGAAATGAATTACCAAATAATAGCACAGCAATGCAATCCTATATTATGTATGCTGGTGACAATAGAAAAGATAATGGAGTCGAAGCCTGTTTAATCAATTTCGACAAACTTCTCTCAGACTACACTACTTTAAAATCAGTTCCCGTTAGGATGGCTACAGCTTGGTTTGGAGAAATCGGAACAGGTAATATCGATGTCGAAATTACAACATACTCTGGAGGAATAATGCAAAAGGTTGATGCAGACTATGATTTTATCAATATCGGAGGTTCGCAAGTACAACAACTTACCTTTTCTAAAAACGTTCCTAAACCACCTTCATGGATAAATGATATTGATCAAGTAACAAATATTGGATACATAACTTACGATAAAAACACTTCTACAGCGAAGGTTGCAATAACTTATTAAAATATGGAAAATACAGGATATAAATCTTTTGAAACATTAGAAAGATACTATACAGATGATGGTACTTCAACGGGAGAAACTAAACCCAATATAGTTACAGATCCAGATTATATTGCTCCTTTTCTAGATACAACAACTTGTCCACCAGGCTCAAGATTTTATAATACCGCACAGACTAAAACTATAACTAGAAATAATTGTGGTTCTGGATATTCGGGTAGTGATGCCACACTTACAGCCTATCCCAATCAGTTTGTTTCAAATGAAAGTGTAGTAGATGCAAATAACCAAGCAATTGCTTGGTTAGAGGCTAATGCTCAGATATATGCCAATAATGTGGGCACATGTACTGCAACAATTTTAGACACTATTCCTCCAACTGCTCCAACAGGATTGAGATGCTATTCTTCAGATGAAAATCATCTAACCTTAGAATGGAATGCATCAACAGATAATGTTGGTGTGGTGCGATACGAAGTTTTTAGAAGAATAAACAATGGCACTTACGGAACTGATCCATATTACGGAACTCCAAACATTACTGGTGTTTTTTATGCCACAATAGATGAAACATATTATTTTAAAGTAAGAGCCAAAGATGCAGCTGGTAATTATTCTCCGTTTAGTTCTGAAATTTCTGGTTCCGTATAAACTTCCTATTAGAAATATCAAAGACATAATTTTTGGCTACAGACAAAAAGGTCTATGTGATACATAGACCTTAAAAATCATTAATTAAATACCTCAAAAATGAGCACAAATCACAACAGAATAAAAGTGGCTGATTTAGAAACAAATCAACCAGATAAAATTTTAAGCACAAACTCCAGCGGCGAACTGGAGTTTCGTGATATTAACAGCATCAAAACCGATAGCTATAATGGATTGGACTACAGCGAAGAAGGAAAAGCTCTGGATGCTAGACAGGGGAAAGTTTTGAAAGATTTGATATATACTAGTGCTTACGCCCCACATTTAGAAGAGTTAATTCCAAATTACTTTTTACCGAGCGAAACAAATAACATAATATTAAAAGGTTCATTTTTTACACCAACGACTACTGTCGCAATAGAAGGACAGGTTATAAATTATGTTAAATTCAAAAGCGATAATGAAATTCATGTAAATTTAACTACTGGTCTAAATGAAGGTATGTTTGATGTGACTATTAACAATAATCAAATATCAAAAACATATACTGACAAGTTATTAATTAACTTGGGAGAAGTAAGCTATCCTACGGCTTCATCATGGTCGAACTTTTTATCCACTCCTATTATTTCTGAAGATGGAAGTATAAAAGTCTCAACTAGTGGAATTACTCAAGGCGCTGATTGGAAAATTATACCTGCAAATGAAGATTTTCGAATAATAGCTGTCAGCAAAGAATCGCCTTTTAATCCAGGTTATTTATTTGATGCCTATAATGCAGGCGGAACAATTCAGTTAATATCTACAACTGATAATGCAAGAAAAGTTTGGTTTATGTTTAGATGGTTCTCTGCTTTAGGAGGGAATGTTAGAGTCTGGAATAGTTTTGGCGAAGATTCTACAGATGCAAAAGATACAATCGCTTATGGTCCACCACATGGCAAAGTTGCTACAATTGAAAGAAAAGCTGGCATTTGGAAATTCTATGTAAATAACATATTAATTAAATCATATACTGCAAGCATAAATGAAGAATTACTGATTCGATTTCGTGTAAATAATCAAGAAGTGACAGGAATTAAATATGTAAAATTAGCAACTTAAAAAATAAAATGAGCACAAATCACAACCGAATAAAAGTATCTGATTTAGAAACCAATCAACAAGATAAAATTTTAAGCACAAACTCCAGCGGCGAGCTGGAGTTTCGTGATATTAACAGCATCAAAACCGATAGCTATAATGGATTAGACTACAGCGAAGAAGGAAAAGCTCTGGACGCTAGACAGGGAAAAGTTTTAAAGGGCTTGATAGACAATATTAAAGACACTCTCAAAACTTATTTTGACACCATCTACTTAGGAATTTCTAACGATCAAAATGTTTTGGGAATTAAAACATTTCTTAATGGTAAATTAGGCTTAAGAAATGCTGCAAATACTTTTACCTCTTTTTTTGCAAATTCTAATACTGCTTCGAGAACTTATACTCTACAAAATAGAAACGGAACTTTGTTAGACAATACTGATTTATCAACTATCAATTCTTCATTAGCGACCAAACAATCTGTTTTTACAGGAATTACAAATTATATTCCTAAGTCTTTAAGTGCAACAACATTAGGTTCTAGCAGATTAATCGATAATGGTATTTCTTTTGGAATAGGAACATCTAAAATCCCAACTAAGGATATTACATTAGGAAATCAATCAACAAAAGAAATTGGTATAGAGCAAAGCACAAACCAAAGTTCAGGTGCAGATTTAACTATTTCAGCTGGAAGAACAATTAATTATGGAATTGATAACGATTTTGTCTCTTTAAATAATCCAAAAGCTACAAATTATGGGATGGCAGTAGATTTACATGGCAACTTATATTTCGTGGGAAATCAAATATGGATCAGATACTTTGACACAAGTACATTTGTAAATGTTGGATTACTAGGTACTCAAGCTGCCCATGGAGGAATTTGTTTTACTCCATCTGGCACATCTTATATTGGTTCTTCAAACGGAAATGTATATCGCCGACTCGTTGGAGAATCTACATATTCAGTTTTCGCATCTAATTTAGGAGATATCAGAGGCTTAGCTTGTGCACCAAATGGAGATGTTTATTTGGCGAATAGAACCCAAATATACAAAATGGCCTCTGGGACCGATGTTTTTTTATCCTGTAATCAAACCATAAGGTCATGGTGGGGATTATGTGTTTCTCCAAACGGAGATGTTTATTGTTGTGAGGATTGGGGTAATGTATATATACAAATTAATGGAAGTACAACATTTGTTCCAGTAGCTTCTGGAAATTTCCGATCAATGTGCGCTTCTCCAAATGGTGATATTTATGGAGCAACAGAGTTTGGACTAATATACAAGAGGACTTCTGGTTCTGGACCATTCATTCTTCAAAATGCTCCTACCGGCGGATGGAGAGCAATGGCTGCCGATGCTAAGGGAAATATATATGCAGGTCTTAGCAATGGCGAGATATACGTTCAAATAAATGATAATCTAGGAGCACCTGATTTACATGGAGGAGCTCTTAATTTTAAGGCAGGCAGTGGTAAAGGAATAGGTCAATCAAGAATTAATTTTATTACAGGCCAAAAAACAACTTCAGGAACTGATATGCAAATTGAAACGGTTAGAGCATATATAGATGAAAATGGATATATGATTTGGGCAAAAATGCCTACATATCCAGATAATGCTTCAGCAATTGCAGGAGGCCTTCCAATTGGGTGCGAATACAAGACTTCTAATGGAGACCGCAAAATAGTTTATTAAAAAAGTATAAAAATGAACACAAATTACAACAGAATAAAAGTATCTGATTTAGAGACAAATCAGCCAAATAAAACTTTGGTTACCAATGAAAAAGGCGAATTAACTTTTAATGAAATACCTGAAAAAACCTTTAAAACAATCAATGGAGAATCAATTTTAGGAAGTGGAAATATCGACTTATCAAACAAACAAGATATTTCCAATCAAATTAATGTAACATTACCAGCCACTGTTCAAGATACGTGGCATGGGAAAACAGTCAAATTTACTGGTACAGGAACATTAATAATACCTAATTCGTTTATTAACTCAGGAATGTGTTTTGAAGGAATTACAAAAGCTGGCACATCATTAAACTGGTCTATTACTGCTCCAAAAACATTTGAATTTGGAACACCTCCTACAGTAATTGAAAAACAGATATTCACATTTATGCAAAATGAGGGCCAGCATTCAATAATGATTTTAGGACTTTAATTATGGGATTACGAAAAACAATATTTGGAAGAGTAAAATCAAAACCTAATACTTTTATAGGAGGTATTGCAGGGACAATAAACACGCCTGCATTGTTAGCCACAAAAATAGGTGTATCTGCCAGCCAAATTAAAGACTTTAAAGTGATTGGTAATGATATTCAATTTAAAATAAACATCATTTATCAAATACCTTCTAATGCTTTTAGTGGAAATACTAATATTACGTATTTTAACGATTCAGAAGGATTTGTAAATTCAATAGGAACAAGATCATTCTATAACTGCACTTCCCTATCAGATTTTATAGCAAACAATGTAGAATCAATAGCTGGTACAGCTTTCTACAATTGCACATCGATAACAAGCTATAGCTTCCCTAAAGTTACGACTATTGACAGTGTGCAAAGTGGTACACTGCTTGGCACATTTTGGGGCAATACCTCTCTACTGACTTTCTCTGCTCCGCTGCTTACCAGCATTACAGGAACCGGAAAATGTTTTGAGGGTGCAAGCAAAATGACAACCTTCTATGCTCCAAATTTAGAAGGCGACATTCCTGGAGCAAGCTTTAATCTATGCACAGCATTAAATGAATTTACAGTAGGCCCGATTACAAGCATAGGTGGCGGATGCTTTTATGATTGCTCTTCTCTGACTTCTCTGACTTTCAATAGCCTGGATACATTAACAGGAGTAAACGCATTTAGAAACTGTTCAGGCTTAAAATATTTTTCAGCAAACAGCCTAAAAGATATTCCCACCGGAACTTTTACGGGCTGCATCAGCTTGGAAAATGTTTATATAGCCTCATCCGAATCTATTCCTTCCAGCTGCTTTGCCAGTTTTTCCAAACTGAAAAGCATAGACATTTCATCGGTCAAAACAATAGCCAGCGGAGCTTTCAGCAACTGCACTTCCCTATTGGATTTTAATGCAGACAATGTAGAATCGATAGCAGGTACGGCTTTCTACAATTGCACATCGATAACAGGCTATAGCTTCCCTAAAGTTACGACTATTGAAAGTGTATCAAATGGTGGGCTGATAGGCACATTCAAAAACAACACCTCTCTGCTAACCTTCCATGCTCCGCTGCTCACCAGCATGACAGGAACAGGAAAATGCTTTGAGAGCGCAAGCAAAATGACAGCATTCTATGCTCCAAATTTAGCAGGCAGCATTCCTGGAGCAAGCTTTAATCAATGCGCAGCATTAAATGAATTTACAGTCGGTCCGATTACAAGCATAGGCGGCGGATGCTTTTCTGATTGCTCTTCTCTGACTTCTCTGACTTTCAATAGCCTGGATACATTAACAGGAGTAAACACATTTAGCAACTGTTCAAGCTTAAAATATTTTTCAGCAAACAGCCTAAAAGATATTCCCACCGGAACTTTTACGGGCTGCATCAGCTTAGAAAATGTTTATATAGCCTCATCCATATCTATTCCTGCCAGCTGCTTTGCCAATTTTTCCAAACTGAAAAACATAGACATTTCATCGGTTAAAACAATAGCCAGCGGAGCTTTCAGCAACTGCACTTCCCTATTGGATTTTAATGCAGACAATGTAGAATCGATAGCGGGTACGGCTTTCTACAATTGCACATCGATAACAGACTATAGCTTCCCTAAAGTTATGACGATTGACAGTGTATCAAATGGTGGGCTGATAGGCACATTCAAAAACAACACCTCTCTGCTAACCTTCCATGCTCCGCTGCTCACCAGCATGACAGGAACAGGAAAATGCTTTGAGAGCGCAAGCAAAATGACAGCATTCTATGCTCCAAATTTAGCAGGCAACATTCCTGGAGCAAGCTTTAATCAATGCGCAGCATTAAATGAATTTACAGTAGGCCCGATTACAAGCATAGGCGGCGGATGCTTTTATGATTGCTCTTCTCTGACTTCTCTGACTTTCAATAGCCTGGATACATTAACAGGAGTAAACACATTTAGCAACT
It encodes:
- a CDS encoding DUF5977 domain-containing protein, with protein sequence MEENITYKPFAYIDQYNPAEGATVYYNTEKTSTVKKNDCLYGTSGNLVTLIAPANKFISTESVADANLQAQSWLDANAQAYANNTEFALLELQHGEEKTLLVY
- a CDS encoding leucine-rich repeat domain-containing protein, coding for MGLRKTIFGRVKSKPNTFIGGIAGTINTPALLATKIGVSASQIKDFKVIGNDIQFKINIIYQIPSNAFSGNTNITYFNDSEGFVNSIGTRSFYNCTSLSDFIANNVESIAGTAFYNCTSITSYSFPKVTTIDSVQSGTLLGTFWGNTSLLTFSAPLLTSITGTGKCFEGASKMTTFYAPNLEGDIPGASFNLCTALNEFTVGPITSIGGGCFYDCSSLTSLTFNSLDTLTGVNAFRNCSGLKYFSANSLKDIPTGTFTGCISLENVYIASSESIPSSCFASFSKLKSIDISSVKTIASGAFSNCTSLLDFNADNVESIAGTAFYNCTSITGYSFPKVTTIESVSNGGLIGTFKNNTSLLTFHAPLLTSMTGTGKCFESASKMTAFYAPNLAGSIPGASFNQCAALNEFTVGPITSIGGGCFSDCSSLTSLTFNSLDTLTGVNTFSNCSSLKYFSANSLKDIPTGTFTGCISLENVYIASSISIPASCFANFSKLKNIDISSVKTIASGAFSNCTSLLDFNADNVESIAGTAFYNCTSITDYSFPKVMTIDSVSNGGLIGTFKNNTSLLTFHAPLLTSMTGTGKCFESASKMTAFYAPNLAGNIPGASFNQCAALNEFTVGPITSIGGGCFYDCSSLTSLTFNSLDTLTGVNTFSNCSSLKYFSANSLKDIPTGTFTGCISLENVYIASSISIPASCFANFSKLKNIEISSVKTIASGAFSNCTSLLDFNADNVESIAGTAFYNCTSITGYSFPKVTTIESVSNGGLIGTFKNNTSLLTFHAPLLTSMTGTGKCFESASKMTAFYAPNLAGNIPGASFNQCVALNEFTVGPITSIGGGCFYDCSSLTSLILNHVTSIGTNAFYNCTGINNISLRALTICGDTITNNNVFFGIKLGCNITVPVALQTVNAGAPDGDLVYAQTSRNAIINYI
- a CDS encoding DUF5977 domain-containing protein; amino-acid sequence: MENTGYKSFETLERYYTDDGTSTGETKPNIVTDPDYIAPFLDTTTCPPGSRFYNTAQTKTITRNNCGSGYSGSDATLTAYPNQFVSNESVVDANNQAIAWLEANAQIYANNVGTCTATILDTIPPTAPTGLRCYSSDENHLTLEWNASTDNVGVVRYEVFRRINNGTYGTDPYYGTPNITGVFYATIDETYYFKVRAKDAAGNYSPFSSEISGSV